ggtggatgccatttagggatatcgccataaaggtggaccagggctgactctagaatttgtttgtacgatatgggtatcaaatgaaaggtgttaatgagtattttaaaagggcgtgggcttagttctataggtggacgcctttacgagatatcgccataaaggtggactctagaatgtcACGGGGTGCCTGAAGCAAGTTTAATTGCAGGGTCAAAGCACCAGCGATTTTCTCGTGGATTCTTATTTTATGGACCAAATTAAGTCAGAATccaaaatttatgttttttctaCCGAACCGTTTTTAAgaaaattcgatttaaattttgaaaatagcaaaaaatcagtacaacttttttgatcttttttgatttgtggtccgatttggctcatatttggaacacataatacatacaagaatagaaatcgacctatgcaaaaaaattgccggtaggtggcgcatggatcgagatattcaaattcaaaaatcgtatttgtggtccgatttggctcatatctggaacacagTATACATAATGAATGGAACACAATATacataatgaattatcgcactttttcggtttttcgaaattttcgatatcgaaaaagtgagcgtggttatagtccgatatcgttctttttaaatagcgatctgagctgagtgcccaggaacctacatactaaatttcatcaggatacctcaaaatttattcaagttatcgtgttaacggacatggcccaatcaaattttttttcaatactgatgattttgatatgtggaagtttatatctatctcgattcctttatacctgtacaaccaaccgttatccaatcaaagttaatataatctgtgagctctgctcaactgagtataaaaagaggatAAGGGCCACTTTCTAGAGTGCTTTTAATTTTTTAGCGAGCTTTAGGACGCACATACAAAACAATATTGCTTCAGCTTTTAGTAATTTCCACTGTATTGTAAAATTTCACGGTTCAagaatattttattgtttatttaatattttccttTATCTTTGTCATTCATAAAGTCATTGAATTCCGTTTACTGCGGCCACTCAATTTCTTAAAATTGTCTTAACAAGATTTCATTCTTAGCGATTGTAGTGCAAGAAATGTCGTTTAAAACCGTAAAATGACGAgcattttttgtttgtgaaaatcTTATTGTATCCTTTATACTTCTcttcgctttttctattttttaattaaaacattaAAATCGCTAATTATTTTCTACACAGTGTGATATCCCATTGAAATTGGGGTATTCATAATAACGCCTTCGAGTATTTGCGTTAttagatttttgattttttcacactttttctttttacaattttttcttcttttagaaGTCAGCGTATCATCGGTGTATTTAGTGTTTATCTTTATGGTTTTAACCGTCGGCTGAGATTGTTGCAGCTCACCATTCTTGGGCAATACTTAACTTCCGTTTGACTTTTAACTGTCATTCTGTTGGTATTTGaagagtttttatttttgtttttgtagcacacTGACACTTACGTTGTATTTGGGAAAGCGGGTTGTTgtacactttttatatatatcacTTCCATCAAATGTGACACACTTTAGCCGCTTTCtgttgaggggggggggggggggggggggcgaaatATTTGTAGACATTCGCTGATGGTTTGTTAACATCAAAAGATTAAAAGAGCccatcatttttttttctttacacttACAGTTTTATTTAGTTGAGCGTGAAAAAGGttgaacaattttttgttttctgtCATCATGGGAAATTTTAAATATTCGCttagtatattgtaacgattttactgcaaatcctcttatttgcccttctgctaagttcgaatcactaaactgttgaaaataactccaatattgaataatggaaaaatggcctttattaaagtacttcacaatagctggctttataaccaaactgattgatagctcaaatgaaactgaattctcgcctctactgttctcgcatttttatactctttgatttcctggttgcatacttctaggcttttccattccagaacttactagttggtttctcagctacgactacagatgtataatttgcatagcttctctcacaccccatgcgcttgtatgtgtgagcgacacttccacaattataattgcctacatttaggagcatctcaataagatgtctgcatgtgtttgggcatctcatctccgctgcgtgtacgtacatatgtgtagacataatgattgaattattgatgtgcgtacagtccttgcttagcatcggcttagagatggcagtaccccttagtgttgcaaatattcgtaatAATATTCTCTCTAATTACAGACAGTATTTAACAAAATACCTCACAGACACGCAGATatgaataataaaaatacattttttgtatatataaaataattatttaaaatttcaaaaatgtatttaaatagaTTAATAGAGTTGCTCTTCACACATTATGCGTTCAATATTGTTTTCTTGATAATTCCGGCGCATTCCCGCGTTTGCTCTTCCGTGATTATGAGCGGTGGTGCGAAACGTATAATATCACCATGTGTGGGCTTGGCCAGCAAGCCGTTATCGCGCAATTTTAGACAGATATCCCAGGCATCAAATTCTGTTAAACAAAGAAGAATGAAGTAAGAAATAAAATGTACCTATAAATTTTACAAGAATTAATCGTTCAGAATAAAAAACAACCGCAAAAACGAACTAATCGAAAAGTAAAATCAATGAAAAGCACCCTTATCGTGGTGGGTAGGGCTATTGAGATTTGTGAACTGTTAGGAGTACCCTTTGGTAGGCTTGCTCgttgtgttagaggcgttggttccacaatacagttgaagatatgattggtgtcatgtagggacacgttacaagcaggacatatgttttgtatgtcgggtttattctgtataggtaagaatttaacctgttacagtatccagaacgaagttgagctagagtgactcgtgtttccctagggagtgtgcattccttttctgcaagttttgggtattgttttttgaGTACATGATTCACCGGGCAACTCCTGGCATAgatgtccgacgcctgtttgtggagttcactgaggacctgcttgtattttttggcttcatacggctatgttctcaggtgtcgaatttcctcataatgcttacggagatgactccttaagcccctgggcggcgtTGGTTCACCAATCAGatctctgttgggatgcccaggtttctgggtattcaacaggagctgtttggttagtatttcatttctctcccttacaTAGGCTTACTCGTCATATAGGTTGCTTTCATTAACATTACCATCTTCAGTGTACTTGTACAAAATTGAACCCTAGGATTTGTAGTTGTTAAGTGGATTTAACGCTCAGCAGTCAACTGAAATTAAGGCGCGGACTCCGAGGAACGTGCTGTTGTTTCTCGTATTGATATTGGTAGTCAGACAAAATCTTGGAAACCTTCGCTTACGCTGATCAATGACTAGTGATTAAAGCGCACATTGTCATATTCAGGAACTAAAGCCCCTTTAGCtagaaaaacaaaaattcgtATTATAAATTTGCCGAAACTGAGCGACACCACGATAAATTGCGCTTTTGAAGTCAAATTAAGCTTGCAAAGTTATGTTAATCTGATGGAAGGGGCTAGACGGTTACGAGCCCAATAAAGAAGCAAAAGAGGGCGctagacaaaacaaaaaaaccatcaGTTAAAGGCTTAAATGATGTAGATGCTCGTGTCAGGGAATATCGGCAACGGTAGGCATCTCAATGAGTGCTAAACATCTCATTCACTTGGTGCTTTACATTTTTTCATAAAGGATTTGACCGCAAAAGGTGCTCTAAGAATCAGTGATCCCAATTTGTGGAAATGAGCCAGCTAGGAGCACCCTATAACTACAGATGACATGGCAAAAAATCGATTAAACAGTGCCAAACTCAGCTAACGTCCGATACGAACTATACTTCGGCAGTCGTGAGCAGAACAAAAGGTATCCTTCGAAAGAAAAACGGGGTGGTTTCTCACAGGTTTAAGGTTTATACAGTGTAGACAGGCGACTTCAAGAACAAGGGAACTAAGAATGGGTTGTACTCGAAACCTTAGTCGCATGGACTTCCTTATTTTTGATGGTGTTTCAGGCGGAGGTCTGCGCCATAAAGAGAGCAGCTATATTACTTCAGGTTAGTTTCAAAGAGAAATGCTTTGAAGGCATTAGAGCCTAACTTGATCAAATCGGATACTAAGCGGACGTATAGAGTCTAGCTAGTGTGTCTATGTTGCTACCCCTTGCTGGGTTCATGAGTACTGTAATATTGAAGGGCATGGGTATACTGACGAGGTGGACAGGAAGGACTCcgaaaaatgtataaaaaggtcGGACTAGTCCGTGCAGCTACCGCTGTCTACTTTCTCAAAAAAATTGAGGAATGAACTAACTGTATACCAACTGGGATGGTTGTGTGATCTCAAAATCCTTATAGCCAAGTTTAAGTACGACAGGGACGCACATTCTACTCGAACTAAATAAATATGCACGATGGTACATATGAAACAAAATAAGCTCCCATTAGCGGACATTGGAGAAAAACGTCTCCTAGTGAAAATAAGGCACGTCCTCTTTACCTAATCCAACCTAATGCGTAGTAATACTTCTAACATCTAACTGATCATAACCTTGTAGGACCGCTACCTCCATCACCTATTAAGGTTAACCGGAAGTTTATTTAACAGATAATCCAACAATTTCTGTCATTTAAAGTGATAGTCAGCGTTACCCGTAGATTCcgaaattaaaattgaatatcAATCGTAGTCGCTTTTCCGTTTTTATCGGATATTTTGACGAGCACCGGAAATCATGTACCACTCAATAAGAGCTTCAGAGTTAAATAAGAACAAAGTTGGGTACACAAAAAGCTAAGACAAGGTACTTACTTTTATTTATGACAATTGCATTCAAAAGTCCTTTTCCGCGTACAACACTCACAACATCTTTAGGAAGAGTGTTCAATTCACTGCGTAGCAAATTTCCCATTTTTTCAGCATTCTGCGCCAAACCTTCATCCAACAATATTTGCAATGCAGTAATAGCCACTTTGCAACCCAAAGGATTACCACCATAAGTTGAACCATGCCGACCAGGAAGGATGCATTCCATAACTGTGTCATCAGCTAGCACAGCGGATACGGGATAGACACCACCAGATAAAGCTTTACCCAAAATGAGTATATCCGGCTTAACATCCTCATGATCCACAGCCAACATGCGTCCAGTACGCGCCAAACCAGTTTGCACTTCATCTGCTATCCAAAGTACATTGTATTTTGTGCATAGTTCACGCACTTTTTTCAAATAACCAGCATCTGGCACGACAACACCCGCCTCACCTTGTATGGGTTCAACCATAAATGCGCAGACATTTGGATCTTTTAAAGCTTTCTgaaacatattacatatgtacatattaataaCTGATGGAAGGATGCCTATACAAGTTAATCACACATACCTCAAGTGCTTCTGTATTATTGTATTTGATAATTTCAAAACCAGGCATAAAAGGACCAAAGTTTCCGTAACTTGTTCGATCGGTTGAAGCGGATATGGCCGCTAAAGTGCGTCCCCAGAAATTATTCTCAGCGAATAGAATCTGAAAAGTGTGCGATTGTACTGTTATTTTTGGTGAGCTATTTTATTGGCTATAGGAATTTCTTTACCTTAGCTTGATTGTCTGGCACCTTCTTTTTCATATATGCCCACGTACGCGCGATTTTACATGCTGTTTCGCCACCTTCCACCCCAGTATTCATTGGCAATACTTTGTCGTATTTGAAAAGCCGTGTGATGAACTCTCCATATTCACCAAGTACATCCGAGAAGAAAGCTCTGAAAATGATTATTTTAAGTAGGCTAGCAAGgtccgaatataaaaatgaagttttaTGTCTTAAGAAGTTTGAGACCATAAAACTTTAAGGCTTTGAGgtctgtgaattgaaaatattttttcttaagaGTAGTTAGAGCGTTTGCTATTTGAGTTGGAGCATCGAAAGCAGTGCCGTGTTACTTACTTAATGTGATGCATCCAGTCGCTATTATTATAGGACGTGGAAATGCGCTAACAATATGAAATATCGGCATCGGCATTGAAATTATTCATGATTTTACAGAAAACAAATTAAACTTCTTTTGGCACAGGCTTTCACGAGGTAGACATGCCTATCGGAAGAAATTATTGAAACAGACAGAGCCGATAATCCATGGGGCAAAGTCGTTTCCGAGCCAGTCAATATAGTACCAGAAGATGCTAGTTCCGGACTCAATCCGGCAACGGACAGATTCCataggccttcgggaagtgttttGCGTAAAGCAACAACTACAAGGCGTTGGTGAGTGCTGCCGAGGAAAAAGTTTTTGGATATGTAGGATGTACGTTTGTGCGGCCGGTGATCGCTCCTTGATTTAAGTCAATCGCATCTTATAGCTCTTATCGACTACTAAACAAATAGGTGGCTATAGTTGCGGTAAATAAGGACGGGAAGATGTACTTGCTGTCGTGCAATAAAGAATCGGCgaagaagatgagatggctctcaGAGTGTTAGAGAGAAAAATTCTCCGAAAAatgtatggtcctgtccgtgattcCGGTGGTGAGTATCAAATGCGGTACAATGATGAACTGTAAGCTTTAAGCATAAATGACGATAGAgcatatgaagatagtgcagcgaagtAATGACCAAAGGCTTGGCTGGTAGTTCATCTGAAAGGATGAAGATAGTCTGgcaaaaaaagtatttcagtcgacaccgtagTTTGAAAGCCGAGGGAGAGGgaaacctccactgagttgggagagacaggtgGAAGAAGACTTTACCTCCCTTAGGGCTCTCAATTGGCGCCCACTATCGTGAAACAGTGATAGCTGGCGggatttgttacgaaacggccaatgTTATTATAATTGGTCCTTGAGTCATTAAACTTCATTACGCCGTCTGACTTCACAAAGGCCTTATGCATGCATTTCAAGCAACTGAGAAGTTTCGAATTCTACGTTAAATAGTCCTATGATTAATGTACGGAGAGCTAAAGTAAGGAGACGATGTCCCAGCATCTCCTCACCGTAGTggatttatgttgttgttgtaccgataaggacactcccagatggttttgaggagtgttttttttttttatttatttatttgtttaagtctatgaattttaatccttacagactatgatacaaggaaaatttaaaaaatacttatgcctaaaagtaatcggtttacttagaaagcagacttcaaaatattcataaattcagctctttgtatagaaaaatcaagagcaacggaattacttattgagttaagctcccgaatagcacgcgtaatgggagcattaccagcgtaattcgttctgaaataatcgtaataaaatggaaaggaatttctgagagatctttggggaacattaaatcgaatcctttccagcaaataagggcaatcaatgtagccattaataacattatacatgaatgacaagcacagtatagatctacgattttccaaagacttgaggcttaaaagtaaaagacgtgcagagtaggaaggaatcggctccgaaaagtttaacgggcgaagggcatatttaaggaaaattttttgaattctctcaattctacaaatggccgtttggttgcttggtctccaaatgaagacagcatattcaatgtgagatctaacgtatgacgtgtagagcagcttaaaagtataggggtctgagaattttgaagcattgcgccgtacaaatccgagcatagaatatgctttcgacgttacgtagttaatgtgattaatgaaggaaaaccttttgtcaaaaacgacacccaggtctttaatctcgtcaacacattgaagttcacagttagatatactgtattttgtagagaaattgttagttgattttgaataaactatttggaagcatttttgcgtatttaaagagagacaggagttcaggcaccattggtgaataataaaaaaaaaaaattggtgaagcttatttatatcatcctgcagctttatggcatcttcttgcgatttaatagctgagcatatttttaagtcatctacataaagtaaacactttgcaaacgaaaaacaactgctgatgtcattaataaataatataaataaaagtgggcctagtatacttccctggggaatgccagaagtcgcaacgaacggactagacattttcccatcaatggtaacaacgcagtgtctattacttaaataagaacgaatccacaaaagaaacgttgaatgaaaaccgatacagcttaatttttttatcagaactgtgtgaggaactctatcaaaagctttggaaaagtcagtgtaaatgcaatcaacctgtagtccagcagagaaagaatctacacagtattcgctaaaaacagcaagatttgaaaccgtggacctatcagcaacaaacccgtgctggttgggtgatataagggatttaacagcaaaactcaacttggcattcacagcatgctcaaaaattttagagattgtggacagcttggatattggtctatagttacgcacatcgttcttatttccacatttgaaaacgggcgtaatcgaggtgagcttccaatcatcgatgaacgtcccacatgataatgatttattgaaaatcagagtcaacggatagaccaaggctggacagttttttaacaagacagaagaaaacccatcaacgtcagtttgggatgaggatttaagtataataatagccttactaacatcctcacaggagagagtaagcgtaccgaagttcaggctactaacggcatccaatgaaaaatcaaccgctttattattatcatcctgagaaaaatttgacttaaaaaactcagCAAATAAGTTCGCTGCCTCACTTAGAGATCGCGCAGGTTGATCATCAAGGAAAACTCCAGAGGGTACAATGGAGCCgcctttttttgactttatatagttccaaaaagttttaggattcgatttaatattcgactcaatattataaatatagttattgtacagaaacttatccaaatgattaaatatctttaaatagtgcttgtacttagtaaagaatatatgattctttgaccgtttgaagttacgcaaatatttattttttatgttcttcagtttttttaattctttcgaataccacggaagtttatacgGCCTCTTTCGCTTTACCGGAATTTTATCCAAACAGTGACTAAATAGAGTGGATTTGAACGTGGCGATACTGATGGTCCCTTTCCGGACTCAGATCctgtactttccggtaacaagcaccattaatatactagcccaaccatctcgggaacgatctcGTCCTCCCTACACCTAGATctatgagaaacttggggtcggtAGAGCCTCGGattttaaagaaacaggattcgccacgggtaggtcaggttgacaattgggttggagaaaatataaattgctctggtaaccccttgaaacaatttagtattttagtcgcctcttacgacggacATATCTGctgcggatatattctaagcccccccaACCCACTGCAAGTGGGCTTTATAGTGGCTCCCAGCGTCTATTATCTAGATGAGGTTTTAAGTGATTTAACGCTCCTATATagattttagtttttatatttgaTCCGATATACGGAAAGCATCTCAAGTGTTTAAACTTAGCGGAAGGTATAAAGCGGAGTAAGATCTCTCAGTATTTTGAAGTGATCACAGTTTTTCTGATATTTTTCCTTTGTTGAAATCTAAGTATGTACTTTTATTTCCGACCTAAATATTAATGTAGTATGCtgtgcttattaaaaaaaattttaaaggttaATGCTATAGTTTTTCAAATGATTGCGTttcaagataaaaaaaaaacaagtaaggacgatactgtcttcgactgtgccgaaaacttcatacctttcatgaatggggctgaacaataatcttatcccgttcgtaatctccaaataatcggatgtataagataagaaatatatagtgaacagatgtacatacctaaacgatttttaagatatatagaaaataaaaatggcaaaaacgaTCGGTGTTatgcgatatatattatatatatctccgatcgaaatgattttttcatgaaatcttctatgatatattagaataaatattaacaagtttaacgtttttatataggaaattaatggagaaattgccagcgttacaaacatcggaccaaagttaatataccatttcatgttcatgaaaggtataaaaagtccCAAGTAGGAAAAAGTTAATGTAGTTGATTATACCTAGTACCTAGAAGATAAGTTTTTAAGCTCTTCTTGACTGTGTGACTCTACAAAAGATTTCGAGAAGGAAGGTGGTGTGTGCAAAGGCAATCGCTTACAATGAGTGTGTGCTGGAACAGAAACTCTGCTATAAGCTACTCCTTTCGAGGCGTTTTGAGATGAATTCTTATCTTTGTACAATGTTTAGATCCGTGTTAGCTTTTCGGTTTACATGAATGACCATTTGAATATTCATAATACTTATCACATAAATATGCCAGATTTTGGTGgggttatcaattttttatttcttagagATTATAATCAAGTTGTCATTAGCTTAAGaattaaattgtaataataaaagtCAAAAGTATTTTTTCTATTTCATACTAAATACGCACTACGCCTAAATCAAAACGGTCTACATATTTGAAATAACCAGAGGGAAAAAATGGGCAGCTTTAAACGgatggaaaagaaaagaaataggaCTTGGGGAAGAAATAGCGGAAAGATGTAGGGGGGAGGACAGAGAGCAAGAAGAAAAGAAAGGAGAAAAGGTGAAGGAGCATTGTAAAGAAAGGGTGTAATAAAAGTTAATGAAGACTAAGAGAACAAAAATAGGAGGAGGTGAATGGGAGGTGGAAAGAGAGGGGTTGTGGAAAACGAAAGGGAAAAGAGTAGACGGAGAGTAAGAAGAAGCAGGATAAAGGATTTTGAAAAGTAATAATTATTAGAAGAGCGATCGAAAAGGAAATGATTGTGGCAAAATGAATGATAAGGGAGAAGAGAAGAGAGGGGAAAACGGATGGTAGCAGGGCAGGTAGCCAGAAACCTAGGGGGAAGGTAATGGAAGAGCCGAAAGCAAGAAGAGATGGAAACATTTGTATCGGTTGGGTTGTGATATAATACTTGGGTAGGACCTCTCTGGCCCATTCTAAACCAAAAGAAGTCTCAGACAATGCAACCCccttcatgcgatttctttaggAAGAAACTTCTAGCAATAAATCTAAATCACAAGGGTACAAGCGACTATAAGAGCAAACAGCTGCTCGAGTAATCCGATGCTATTGATAATATGGTTACCTTTTTACTACGCCCGTTATGAGCCGGTAGTCATCCTTcttaagctgcagttacccacgaacgttcGTACAAAAAACgagtcagctgacacgacctatcttatga
The Eurosta solidaginis isolate ZX-2024a chromosome 5, ASM4086904v1, whole genome shotgun sequence DNA segment above includes these coding regions:
- the Oat gene encoding ornithine aminotransferase, mitochondrial; the protein is MFSKLSINLAVRYMSSQQQKLQQTAHKVTSQQVFDRENKYGAHNYHPLPVALTRGQGVFVWDVEGKRYFDFLSAYSAVNQGHCHPKIVNTLTEQAKKLTLTSRAFFSDVLGEYGEFITRLFKYDKVLPMNTGVEGGETACKIARTWAYMKKKVPDNQAKILFAENNFWGRTLAAISASTDRTSYGNFGPFMPGFEIIKYNNTEALEKALKDPNVCAFMVEPIQGEAGVVVPDAGYLKKVRELCTKYNVLWIADEVQTGLARTGRMLAVDHEDVKPDILILGKALSGGVYPVSAVLADDTVMECILPGRHGSTYGGNPLGCKVAITALQILLDEGLAQNAEKMGNLLRSELNTLPKDVVSVVRGKGLLNAIVINKKFDAWDICLKLRDNGLLAKPTHGDIIRFAPPLIITEEQTRECAGIIKKTILNA